Proteins found in one Anopheles aquasalis chromosome 3, idAnoAquaMG_Q_19, whole genome shotgun sequence genomic segment:
- the LOC126578703 gene encoding testis-specific serine/threonine-protein kinase 3-like: MPLVSEQPIPPQVEALGYRWIRRLSEGSFSKVHLTEYYSSVDNHSEMLACKVIDTKKCSEKFRKRFLPRELTVLLHVRHPYIVHIQAIVKCRSKVCIFMRYAEMGDLLSFLVNHGPLHEPQMRIWCRQLALAIQYLHTSGIAHRDLKCENVLLSANFNVKLTDFGFARYVTEQPNQGVQMSSTFCGSFDYSAPELLKGQPYNPKASDVWALGVLLYILFNKCVPFKGKTRQVYQQQMARDWKFRSRVSNTLSPEVKSLIRNLLEPNPLVRWTIEEVLVCDWLVQDRRLRSLNAAEFAALAEARVFMRRSTDMNQVQTKLQHTETSDRSVTMIKEQPESGASGAAGGGAAAGLASTRTSVANDPQ, from the exons atgCCGCTTGTAAGTGAACAACCGATTCCGCCACAGGTAGAAGCGCTGGGCTATCGATGGATCAGGCGGTTAAGCGAAGGCTCCTTTTCGAAG GTACATCTGACCGAATACTACAGCAGCGTGGACAACCACTCCGAAATGCTGGCATGCAAGGTAATCGACACGAAGAAATGTAGCGAAAAGTTCCGCAAGCGATTCCTCCCGCGAGAGCTAACCGTATTGCTGCACGTGCGCCATCCGTACATCGTGCACATCCAGGCCATCGTCAAGTGTCGCAGCAAAGTTTGCATCTTTATGCGTTACGCCGAGATGGGTGATCTGCTGTCCTTCCTGGTCAACCACGGTCCACTGCATGAACCACAAATGCGCATCTGGTGCCGACAGTTGGCGCTCGCCATCCAGTATCTGCACACGTCCGGAATCGCGCACCGGGACCTGAAGTGTGAGAATGTGCTATTATCGGCAAACTTCAACGTTAAGCTAACCGATTTCGGCTTCGCACGCTACGTTACCGAGCAACCGAACCAGGGGGTACAGATGAGCTCCACATTCTGTGGTTCCTTCGATTACTCGGCTCCGGAGCTACTGAAAGGACAACCGTATAACCCCAAGGCATCGGATGTGTGGGCACTTGGAGTGTTGCTGTACATTTTGTTCAACAAATGCGTTCCATTTAAGGGCAAAACGCGCCAGGTGTACCAACAGCAGATGGCTCGTGATTGGAAGTTTCGCTCGCGCGTGAGCAACACCCTTTCGCCGGAGGTGAAATCTTTGATCCGGAATCTGCTCGAACCGAACCCACTGGTACGGTGGACCATCGAAGAGGTGCTGGTTTGTGACTGGCTAGTCCAGGATCGTCGGTTGCGCTCGCTGAATGCGGCCGAGTTTGCGGCCTTAGCCGAGGCCAGGGTTTTTATGCGCCGCTCCACCGACATGAACCAGGTGCAGACAAAGTTGCAGCACACGGAAACATCTGATCGATCGGTTACGATGATAAAGGAACAACCGGAATCGGGAGCGAGTGGTGCAGCAGgaggtggcgctgctgctggactggcATCGACGAGAACCTCCGTCGCTAACGATCCACAATAG